A single Anatilimnocola floriformis DNA region contains:
- a CDS encoding methyl-accepting chemotaxis protein → MPAAKSKAKTKTTTKTKSTSTAKLTELTNLISAISKAQAVIEFEMTGTIITANENFCKTLGYSLDEIQGRHHSMFAEETLKNSPDYREFWARLNRGESLVGEFRRVGKGGKLIVIQASYNPIADAQGRLVKVVKFATDITASALANADQAAKLTAIGKAQAVIEFTMDGTIVDANDNFCNTMGYSLAEIKGRHHSLFASDSLKNSAEYREFWTRLNRGENLPGEYQRFGKGGREVWIQASYNPIPDTNGKLVKVVKYATEVTAAVKARQEMIRILDQVNSSAGTLGSSAEELTAVSTQMASNAEETSAQANVVSAASEQVSKNVQTVSTGVEEMNAAIREIAKNATDSARVAQQAVTTAATANTTISKLGDSSAEIGKVIKVITSIAEQTNLLALNATIEAARAGEAGKGFAVVANEVKELAKETAKATEDISHKIEAIQGDTRGAVESIRKIGEVIAQINDISNTIASAVEEQTATATEMSRNVAEAAKGTAEIAQNITSVAQAAQNTTQGATNCQQAASELARMAAELQQLGAGETSGTEAAEKVSLSRNGKSRANTSELVHSTSHA, encoded by the coding sequence ATGCCTGCCGCTAAGTCGAAAGCCAAGACGAAGACCACAACCAAAACCAAGTCAACTTCGACGGCGAAGTTGACCGAACTCACCAACCTGATTTCGGCCATAAGCAAGGCGCAAGCCGTGATCGAGTTTGAAATGACCGGGACGATCATCACGGCCAATGAAAACTTCTGCAAAACGCTCGGCTATTCGCTCGACGAGATTCAAGGCCGGCACCACAGCATGTTCGCCGAAGAAACATTGAAGAACTCGCCTGACTACCGCGAGTTCTGGGCTCGGCTGAATCGTGGCGAAAGCCTCGTCGGCGAGTTCCGCCGCGTCGGCAAGGGCGGCAAGCTGATCGTCATTCAAGCTTCCTACAACCCGATCGCCGATGCTCAGGGTCGCCTGGTCAAGGTGGTGAAGTTTGCGACCGACATCACCGCCAGCGCTCTCGCCAATGCCGATCAGGCCGCCAAACTGACTGCCATCGGCAAGGCTCAAGCCGTGATCGAGTTCACCATGGATGGAACGATCGTCGATGCCAACGACAACTTTTGCAATACGATGGGATACTCGCTCGCAGAAATCAAAGGCCGCCATCACAGCCTGTTTGCTTCTGACTCGCTGAAGAACTCGGCCGAATATCGCGAATTCTGGACTCGCCTGAACCGCGGCGAAAACCTGCCCGGCGAATATCAACGCTTCGGCAAGGGTGGTCGCGAAGTTTGGATTCAAGCTTCGTACAACCCGATTCCAGACACCAACGGCAAGCTCGTGAAAGTGGTGAAATACGCCACGGAAGTCACCGCGGCCGTGAAAGCTCGGCAAGAAATGATCCGCATTCTCGACCAAGTCAACTCGAGCGCCGGCACGCTCGGTTCTTCGGCTGAAGAACTGACCGCCGTCAGCACGCAGATGGCGTCGAACGCGGAAGAGACTTCGGCCCAAGCCAATGTGGTTTCGGCTGCTTCGGAACAAGTTAGCAAGAACGTGCAGACCGTTTCGACCGGTGTGGAAGAGATGAACGCGGCGATTCGCGAAATCGCCAAGAACGCCACCGACTCGGCCCGCGTTGCTCAACAAGCCGTGACCACGGCAGCCACCGCCAACACGACGATCTCGAAGCTCGGCGACAGCAGCGCCGAAATCGGCAAGGTCATCAAGGTGATCACTTCGATTGCCGAGCAAACGAACTTGCTCGCCCTCAATGCCACCATCGAAGCCGCCCGCGCTGGCGAAGCAGGCAAGGGGTTTGCTGTGGTTGCGAATGAAGTGAAGGAGTTAGCCAAGGAAACCGCCAAGGCCACCGAAGATATCAGCCACAAGATCGAAGCCATTCAGGGCGACACCCGTGGCGCGGTGGAATCGATTCGCAAGATCGGCGAAGTGATCGCCCAGATCAACGACATTTCGAACACCATCGCGAGTGCCGTCGAAGAGCAAACTGCCACGGCCACCGAAATGAGCCGCAACGTCGCCGAAGCTGCGAAGGGGACTGCCGAGATCGCGCAGAACATCACCTCGGTTGCTCAAGCCGCGCAGAACACCACGCAAGGTGCAACCAATTGCCAACAAGCCGCCAGCGAACTCGCTCGCATGGCCGCCGAGTTGCAACAGTTGGGCGCCGGTGAAACGAGCGGAACCGAAGCGGCTGAAAAAGTGAGCCTGTCGCGTAACGGCAAGTCGCGTGCAAACACATCGGAATTGGTTCATAGCACGTCGCATGCTTAA
- a CDS encoding chemotaxis protein CheW, whose protein sequence is MNETARQYCTFRVDRLLLGVEVQQVQEVIRYQAMTRVPLANKVISGLINLRGQIVTAIDLREQLGLPPRGPERNPMNVVVRDGDEVVSFLVDEIGDVIQVTSDAFELPPATASASLRDLITGAYKLPDQLLLVLDCSRALAESDLCVAGDSRFAR, encoded by the coding sequence ATGAACGAAACCGCCCGTCAGTATTGCACCTTCCGCGTCGATCGCTTGTTGCTCGGCGTCGAGGTGCAGCAAGTGCAAGAAGTGATCCGGTATCAGGCGATGACTCGCGTGCCGCTCGCCAACAAGGTGATCAGCGGCTTGATCAACTTACGCGGCCAGATCGTCACTGCGATCGACCTGCGGGAGCAACTCGGCCTGCCGCCGCGCGGGCCGGAGCGGAACCCGATGAATGTCGTCGTCCGCGACGGCGATGAAGTCGTGAGCTTCCTGGTGGATGAAATCGGTGATGTGATCCAGGTCACCTCCGATGCGTTCGAATTGCCGCCCGCCACCGCGAGTGCCAGTTTGCGCGATCTGATCACCGGCGCTTACAAATTGCCCGATCAACTCCTGCTCGTGCTCGATTGCAGCCGAGCTCTGGCGGAATCCGACCTGTGCGTCGCCGGTGACTCGCGCTTCGCTCGCTAA
- a CDS encoding chemotaxis protein CheA: MSDFDSDLIAEFVVESQEGLANIEQQLLAIESAGAAQDVELVNGVFRTMHTIKGSAGFLGLDRIGALAHGLEEVLDNMRNREIATSSELVTSILRASDFMKGLIEAIDTSNEADITDYVAELQQYLPHQQAAASQQPAPVEATVAHKIELSPSVREFLSECCEQLDSMDQELLCLEQAPDSPQIVRILFRSMHTVTVGAGLLSLRNLESIAQATERLLTQLRDEANPVSTDAISALMSAVDKCRDIVTAVENGDCEATIAVAAVVERLSQGKKTPIAAESSRPVASVCEQQPEQKTKTAVQEHPVSEKSSSSGSDTTIRVDVGLLDKLMTRVGELVLARNQIVQYTGRLEDATFHSTAQRLNLITTELQESVMKTRMQPIGNVWAKFPRVVRDLAGQLHKEVRIEMEGKDTELDKTIVEAIKDPLTHLIRNSVDHGIESPSVRQAAGKPTEGRLVLRAYHEGGQVNIEISDDGAGLNLERIRKRSIERGLLSADQTARMSDRELSQMIFAAGFSTAEQVTSVSGRGVGMDVVKTNIERIGGIIELQSAPGEGTTVKIKIPLTLAIIPALIVTTEGDRYAIPQINLLELVRLEGTDAQRSIEYMHGAPVYRLRGKLLPLVYLSERLGLVSGDQIRSRQQQVDAAYNIVVLRADDRQFGLIVDKVNDTEEIVVKPLGKQLKKIGEYAGATIMGDGGVALILDVKGLAVASGLSGELRSRSGAEENLETQRHRQSFQSVLLVDVGDARRFALPISMVSRLEKISNSLVELANGREVIQYRGKILPLLRLDEIVGRAATENQSDELQVVVYDQQGHSFGLVVRRILDTCEVAQQANAAEQPTPHLLGTCVIQQRVTDVIDMQEIGRQLRTPSLQTSI; the protein is encoded by the coding sequence ATGAGCGACTTTGATTCCGATTTGATCGCCGAGTTCGTCGTCGAGTCGCAAGAAGGACTGGCGAATATCGAACAGCAGTTGCTGGCCATTGAATCTGCCGGCGCCGCGCAGGATGTGGAACTCGTCAATGGCGTGTTTCGCACGATGCATACCATCAAGGGTTCCGCCGGCTTCCTGGGACTCGATCGCATCGGCGCTTTGGCGCATGGGCTAGAAGAAGTCCTCGACAACATGCGAAATCGCGAAATTGCCACAAGCTCTGAGCTCGTAACATCCATCCTACGTGCTTCGGATTTCATGAAAGGCCTGATTGAGGCCATTGATACTTCGAATGAAGCCGACATTACTGACTACGTTGCCGAACTGCAGCAATATCTGCCGCACCAACAAGCAGCAGCGAGCCAACAGCCCGCGCCGGTAGAAGCGACAGTCGCTCACAAAATCGAGCTTAGTCCGTCGGTGCGTGAGTTCCTGAGCGAATGTTGCGAACAACTCGACAGCATGGACCAGGAACTCCTTTGTCTCGAGCAAGCCCCCGATTCGCCGCAGATTGTGCGAATCCTGTTTCGCTCGATGCATACGGTCACCGTTGGCGCCGGCTTACTTTCGTTGCGGAACCTGGAAAGCATTGCTCAAGCGACCGAACGGTTGCTGACCCAGCTGCGCGATGAAGCTAACCCTGTGTCGACCGACGCCATCTCTGCCCTCATGTCTGCCGTCGACAAATGTCGTGACATTGTGACTGCGGTTGAAAATGGCGACTGCGAAGCGACTATTGCCGTGGCCGCGGTTGTGGAGCGGTTGTCGCAAGGGAAGAAGACGCCGATCGCGGCGGAATCATCACGGCCGGTTGCCAGCGTTTGCGAACAACAGCCGGAACAGAAAACGAAAACCGCCGTACAAGAACATCCCGTCAGCGAAAAGTCGTCGAGCAGCGGCAGCGACACCACAATTCGCGTCGACGTCGGTCTGCTCGATAAGTTGATGACCCGCGTCGGCGAACTTGTGCTGGCCCGCAATCAGATCGTGCAATACACCGGTCGACTGGAAGATGCCACCTTTCACAGCACGGCTCAGCGGCTGAACTTGATCACCACCGAGTTGCAAGAAAGCGTGATGAAAACGCGGATGCAGCCAATCGGTAATGTGTGGGCCAAGTTTCCCCGCGTTGTACGCGATCTGGCCGGACAATTGCACAAGGAAGTGCGGATCGAAATGGAAGGTAAGGACACCGAGCTCGACAAAACCATTGTCGAAGCGATCAAGGATCCACTCACCCACTTAATCCGCAACTCTGTCGACCATGGCATCGAATCGCCGAGTGTGCGGCAAGCAGCCGGCAAGCCGACCGAGGGCCGCCTGGTGCTGCGGGCTTACCATGAAGGTGGTCAGGTCAATATCGAGATTTCGGACGACGGCGCGGGGCTGAACCTGGAGCGGATTCGCAAACGGTCGATCGAGCGCGGCTTGCTCTCTGCCGATCAAACCGCCCGCATGAGCGATCGCGAACTTTCGCAAATGATCTTTGCGGCAGGTTTTTCCACTGCGGAGCAAGTGACGAGCGTGTCAGGCCGCGGCGTGGGAATGGATGTGGTGAAGACCAACATCGAGCGCATCGGCGGCATCATCGAATTGCAAAGCGCACCGGGCGAAGGAACAACGGTCAAAATCAAGATTCCTCTCACGCTGGCGATCATTCCGGCACTCATCGTCACCACCGAAGGAGATCGCTACGCCATTCCGCAAATCAACTTGCTGGAACTTGTGCGACTCGAGGGGACCGATGCTCAGCGCAGTATTGAATACATGCACGGCGCGCCGGTCTACCGGTTGCGTGGCAAACTGCTGCCGCTGGTTTATCTTTCGGAACGACTTGGCTTGGTCTCGGGCGATCAGATCCGTTCGCGTCAGCAGCAAGTGGACGCTGCGTACAACATCGTAGTGTTGCGAGCCGACGATCGGCAGTTCGGCTTGATCGTCGACAAGGTGAACGACACCGAAGAAATCGTGGTCAAGCCGCTCGGCAAACAACTGAAGAAGATCGGCGAATATGCCGGTGCGACGATCATGGGCGACGGCGGCGTCGCTTTGATTCTCGACGTTAAAGGTCTGGCGGTGGCGTCGGGGCTGAGTGGTGAATTGAGGTCTCGCTCTGGGGCAGAAGAGAACCTCGAAACGCAACGCCACCGCCAGTCCTTTCAATCCGTACTGCTTGTCGACGTGGGCGATGCCCGCCGCTTTGCCTTGCCGATCTCGATGGTTTCAAGGCTTGAAAAAATCTCCAATTCGCTGGTCGAACTGGCCAATGGTCGCGAAGTGATTCAATACCGCGGCAAGATTCTGCCGCTCTTGCGGCTTGATGAAATCGTGGGCCGGGCTGCGACGGAGAATCAATCCGACGAACTGCAGGTAGTGGTCTACGACCAGCAGGGACATTCCTTCGGCCTCGTGGTGCGGCGGATTCTCGATACCTGCGAAGTCGCGCAGCAAGCGAATGCCGCCGAACAGCCGACGCCGCACTTGCTCGGCACTTGTGTGATTCAGCAGCGCGTAACCGATGTCATCGACATGCAAGAAATAGGTCGGCAACTGCGAACTCCTTCTCTGCAAACCTCAATTTAG